The proteins below come from a single Spirochaetota bacterium genomic window:
- a CDS encoding EcsC family protein: MLSTYEIKALDEIRQWEKGKPGLGHKTIDSVGKPVTLFIDNVPRPLRLAVEKAVIGFMEMLKDVSYWTYTEKSIIKKARRAGLDVHSISDLAGQDMRDLDRIARGFFSSGKIIAALEGAGCGLGGLALVAADIPAIMGILFRTIQQIGSAYGFDMKDPSMAPVVMGIYSAGCCGSAAAKTAALADLHFAAAAMTGKAAYAKAAARSKTSLLLKFLEHSTGNIPAHIAKSISKRKITQLIPVIGAVVGAGFNYWLMSSTMTSAYMIFRKLHLDNKVAAEASVSSIFASSARVKRLSSNFLYR; this comes from the coding sequence ATGTTAAGCACATATGAAATCAAGGCACTGGATGAGATACGTCAGTGGGAAAAGGGTAAGCCGGGCTTGGGCCATAAAACCATCGATTCGGTGGGAAAGCCCGTCACCCTGTTCATCGATAATGTACCCAGGCCGTTACGCCTGGCAGTGGAGAAGGCGGTGATCGGTTTTATGGAGATGCTGAAGGACGTATCATACTGGACCTATACGGAAAAAAGCATTATAAAAAAAGCTAGAAGAGCGGGACTCGATGTTCATTCCATTTCAGATCTGGCGGGACAGGACATGCGGGATCTTGACAGGATTGCCCGGGGATTTTTTAGCTCCGGAAAAATCATTGCCGCCCTTGAAGGCGCCGGCTGCGGCTTGGGAGGCCTGGCCCTTGTCGCGGCGGACATCCCGGCGATCATGGGAATTCTGTTCAGGACTATACAACAGATAGGATCGGCGTACGGCTTCGACATGAAGGACCCGTCCATGGCCCCTGTGGTCATGGGCATTTACAGCGCCGGCTGCTGCGGCTCCGCAGCAGCAAAAACCGCCGCCCTGGCTGATCTCCATTTCGCGGCTGCTGCCATGACCGGGAAAGCGGCCTATGCCAAGGCGGCTGCCCGTTCAAAGACATCGTTATTGCTGAAATTTCTCGAACACTCGACCGGTAACATTCCGGCCCATATCGCGAAGAGCATTTCGAAACGAAAGATCACCCAATTAATTCCCGTAATCGGCGCCGTCGTTGGCGCCGGTTTTAACTACTGGCTGATGAGCAGCACCATGACTTCGGCCTATATGATTTTCAGAAAGCTTCATCTTGATAACAAAGTAGCCGCCGAAGCTTCGGTTTCTTCTATATTTGCGTCCAGTGCCCGGGTTAAACGCCTGTCTTCCAATTTTCTTTATCGGTAA